A region from the Salicibibacter cibarius genome encodes:
- a CDS encoding SDR family oxidoreductase, whose product MRIQDLFSLEGKTAIVTGGGRGLGAQIADVFAKAGANVVVCSRKPEACEEKSEELKKRGVASLAFKCDVGNYDDVKHVVETTLNHFGSIDILVNNSGATWAAPVVDMPVESWEKVMNVNINGTFYMSVEVGKIMMKQNAGKIINISSTSGFGGTDPNVMDTIGYNTSKGAVMTFTKDLAVKWGTYNINVNAIAPGFFPTKMSRGLLDKGGDAILERTPLKRFGSDNDLKGAALFLASPASDFVSGEILTVDGGAHAYA is encoded by the coding sequence ATGCGTATCCAAGATTTATTTTCGTTAGAGGGTAAAACAGCCATTGTTACCGGAGGCGGTCGTGGATTGGGCGCCCAGATTGCAGATGTATTTGCAAAAGCCGGAGCGAACGTGGTCGTTTGTTCCCGAAAACCGGAGGCTTGCGAGGAGAAAAGTGAGGAGTTAAAAAAACGCGGCGTTGCTTCGTTGGCATTTAAGTGTGATGTAGGAAATTACGACGATGTCAAACATGTTGTGGAGACGACGCTTAACCATTTCGGAAGCATTGATATTTTAGTGAACAACAGCGGGGCAACGTGGGCGGCGCCGGTTGTAGATATGCCGGTTGAATCGTGGGAGAAAGTGATGAATGTCAACATTAATGGAACCTTTTATATGAGTGTAGAGGTCGGAAAAATAATGATGAAACAAAACGCAGGCAAAATCATTAATATATCTTCTACATCCGGTTTTGGCGGCACCGATCCAAATGTTATGGACACGATTGGTTATAACACGAGTAAAGGGGCTGTCATGACGTTCACTAAGGACCTAGCCGTAAAATGGGGGACATACAATATTAATGTCAACGCGATAGCACCGGGTTTTTTTCCTACAAAAATGTCACGTGGATTGCTTGACAAAGGTGGCGACGCCATATTGGAACGAACGCCTTTAAAGCGATTCGGGAGTGATAATGACTTAAAGGGCGCAGCACTGTTTTTGGCTTCTCCGGCTTCTGATTTTGTAAGTGGAGAAATCTTAACAGTAGACGGAGGGGCGCATGCATACGCTTAA
- a CDS encoding thioesterase family protein has product MPNANKPLLESKVHPNWIDYNGHMYDASYAHVFSLAVDRLMTTIGIDHDFREKHQYTIYTLETHLRYLKEAYNGQEIHVTVQLLDHDTKRLHVFFVMKNKEGERLATSEQMLMGINMKERRSAPFPESIVHSIIELAKAHEGAPIPDEAGQKIGIRRMKE; this is encoded by the coding sequence ATGCCGAACGCAAACAAACCATTATTAGAAAGCAAGGTTCATCCAAATTGGATCGATTATAACGGTCATATGTATGATGCTTCATATGCGCATGTGTTCAGCTTAGCCGTGGATCGTTTAATGACAACAATTGGCATCGATCACGATTTTCGTGAGAAGCATCAGTATACGATCTATACACTGGAGACGCATCTGCGCTATTTGAAAGAGGCTTATAATGGTCAGGAGATTCACGTAACGGTACAACTTTTAGATCATGATACGAAGCGATTGCATGTATTTTTTGTTATGAAAAATAAAGAAGGCGAACGGTTGGCAACGAGTGAGCAGATGCTTATGGGTATAAATATGAAGGAAAGACGTTCCGCCCCTTTTCCGGAATCGATTGTTCATTCAATTATAGAGCTTGCGAAGGCGCATGAAGGAGCACCTATTCCTGATGAAGCGGGTCAAAAGATAGGAATTCGACGAATGAAGGAGTGA
- a CDS encoding acetyl-CoA carboxylase biotin carboxylase subunit, with protein MKKILIANRGEIAKRVIITCEKLGLESVVVYSQADKNLPYIREATVAYEIGEPPAEQSYLNQEKILDVAKKENVDAIHPGYGFLSEHAGFVRAVEEAGITFIGPDAEVVEMMGDKVSARQMMQSAGVPVVPGSGGTVSDIDEAAKIAGDIGYPVMLKASAGGGGIGMQRCETEEELRKAFTSNQKRAQAYFGDSGMFVEKMIENGRHIEVQIFGDTFGSVVHLYERDCSIQRRNQKVIEESPSPFLSEATKEKMLTLAKKAAQHVGYVNAGTIEFIVDHNENFYFLEMNTRLQVEHPVTEMTTELDLVEWQIKVANGERLPLNQDDFNQKGHAIEFRLYAEDPKRFLPSPGDIEAFIYPEEQAGVRVDTGMESGTKVTHFYDPMIAKIIVSGSNRRATVENAKQFFSCLELSGIKNNAPLFEKILLDDNFIRGNYTTTFLQNL; from the coding sequence GTGAAAAAAATATTAATCGCGAATCGCGGGGAAATAGCAAAGCGAGTCATAATCACATGTGAAAAATTAGGATTGGAATCAGTCGTCGTTTATTCTCAAGCTGATAAAAATCTACCATATATTCGTGAAGCAACGGTTGCCTATGAGATTGGTGAACCTCCTGCTGAACAATCCTATTTGAATCAGGAAAAAATCCTCGACGTAGCCAAAAAAGAAAATGTGGATGCGATTCACCCCGGCTATGGTTTTTTATCGGAGCATGCAGGTTTTGTCCGTGCCGTTGAAGAAGCAGGGATTACGTTCATTGGTCCCGATGCAGAGGTTGTTGAAATGATGGGGGATAAAGTTAGTGCACGGCAAATGATGCAGTCAGCGGGTGTTCCGGTCGTACCGGGCAGCGGTGGAACTGTCAGCGATATTGATGAAGCTGCAAAGATTGCCGGAGATATCGGCTATCCCGTCATGTTGAAAGCTAGTGCCGGTGGGGGCGGAATCGGGATGCAACGGTGTGAGACAGAAGAAGAATTACGAAAGGCCTTCACTTCCAATCAAAAGCGGGCGCAAGCCTATTTTGGGGATTCGGGTATGTTTGTAGAAAAAATGATTGAAAACGGACGTCATATCGAAGTTCAAATTTTTGGTGACACCTTTGGGAGTGTTGTTCATTTGTATGAACGTGATTGCTCAATCCAAAGACGAAATCAAAAAGTCATTGAGGAAAGCCCATCCCCGTTTCTGTCAGAAGCAACAAAAGAAAAAATGCTTACTTTAGCAAAAAAAGCAGCGCAGCATGTCGGATATGTAAATGCAGGGACAATTGAGTTTATTGTTGACCATAATGAAAATTTCTATTTCCTGGAAATGAACACGCGCTTGCAAGTCGAACACCCCGTGACGGAAATGACGACTGAACTTGATCTCGTCGAATGGCAAATCAAGGTAGCTAATGGAGAAAGGCTTCCTCTCAATCAAGACGATTTTAACCAGAAAGGTCATGCAATCGAATTTCGCCTGTATGCAGAAGATCCGAAACGTTTTCTTCCATCACCGGGCGATATTGAAGCATTTATCTATCCAGAGGAACAAGCAGGCGTCCGTGTTGATACAGGAATGGAGAGCGGTACGAAGGTGACACATTTTTATGACCCGATGATTGCAAAGATTATTGTAAGCGGTTCAAATAGACGAGCAACGGTTGAGAATGCCAAACAATTTTTCTCATGTTTGGAGTTATCAGGTATTAAAAACAATGCCCCGCTATTCGAGAAAATATTGTTAGATGACAATTTTATCCGCGGAAATTACACGACAACATTTTTACAGAACTTATAA
- a CDS encoding AMP-binding protein — protein MSLFEKSLNTDEEMVTKKLEQWAEEIGDKTFFYYGEEDQYFSYRQFNEIANSIAHYLQNKGVQKGDRISVFLMNPFVSALSMFGIWKAGAIFSPINFNYKGSLLSYQINDTQPVWLITERRMIPILNEVADDLPPLTALIHDPQPNEHDYHEDVIDIKADHFHVIDFNNTLKGPKTTPDVKLYYSDTANIIYTSGTTGPAKGVKQSYRWIHAYTYSFQQFTTQDDVVYNDLPMYHVGGAFALLARAAFVGSTVAVWDKFSPTDFWNRIEKSGASTAILLDVMIPWLMKAPKTSKDLNNSLNKVYMQPLPRYHHDVAKRFGFDFVFSGFGQTEAGNGFVSVIDELERVNGTPQELYKGYSYRETLNTAQQLEIEIREGKETLGKGFMGKPSSFLEATILNEWDEECAAGEVGELAFRPKYPSLLLDEYYNKPEATIKTSTNFWFHSGDAAYKDEEGVFYFVDRLGDVIRKKGENVSSYQVEDLLSDHESVNVSAVFPISASEGDEDDIVACVVLKEGEHISEAELEAWIKEHIPKFMQPSIVRIVSYLPRTATNKIEKFKLKNTILTEWKN, from the coding sequence ATGAGCCTATTTGAAAAATCTTTAAATACGGACGAAGAAATGGTCACTAAAAAACTTGAACAATGGGCAGAAGAGATAGGCGACAAGACATTTTTCTATTACGGAGAAGAGGATCAATATTTTTCATACCGACAATTCAATGAAATAGCGAATAGTATCGCCCATTATTTACAAAATAAAGGGGTTCAAAAGGGAGATCGGATTTCGGTCTTTCTTATGAACCCATTTGTAAGTGCCTTGTCCATGTTTGGCATATGGAAAGCGGGAGCTATATTCAGTCCTATTAATTTTAATTACAAAGGATCCCTATTATCTTATCAAATCAATGATACCCAACCAGTATGGCTCATTACGGAGCGTCGGATGATCCCGATACTCAATGAAGTTGCAGACGATTTGCCGCCGCTAACCGCGCTTATTCATGATCCGCAACCGAATGAACACGATTATCATGAAGACGTTATAGACATTAAGGCAGATCATTTTCATGTGATTGATTTTAATAACACACTTAAAGGCCCGAAAACAACCCCTGATGTGAAACTTTACTATTCGGATACGGCAAACATTATTTATACCTCCGGTACAACAGGCCCGGCAAAAGGGGTAAAACAATCGTATAGGTGGATCCATGCCTACACGTACTCTTTTCAACAATTTACAACCCAAGATGATGTCGTATATAACGACTTGCCAATGTATCATGTTGGAGGTGCTTTTGCTCTTTTGGCAAGGGCTGCATTCGTTGGCTCCACGGTAGCCGTTTGGGATAAGTTTAGCCCCACCGATTTCTGGAATCGAATTGAAAAGAGTGGTGCATCAACGGCGATTCTATTGGATGTTATGATTCCTTGGCTAATGAAAGCACCCAAAACATCCAAAGATCTAAACAACTCGCTTAACAAAGTATATATGCAACCATTGCCGCGGTATCACCACGATGTTGCTAAACGCTTCGGCTTTGATTTTGTTTTTTCCGGATTTGGTCAGACCGAGGCAGGCAATGGGTTTGTCAGTGTTATTGATGAATTAGAAAGAGTAAATGGCACTCCGCAGGAACTATATAAAGGATATTCGTATAGAGAAACGCTTAACACGGCCCAACAACTTGAGATTGAAATTAGAGAAGGAAAGGAGACATTGGGAAAAGGATTTATGGGTAAGCCGTCCTCTTTTCTGGAAGCAACCATATTAAATGAATGGGACGAAGAATGTGCAGCAGGTGAAGTTGGTGAATTAGCTTTTCGACCGAAATATCCCAGTTTACTTTTGGATGAATATTACAATAAACCTGAAGCGACGATTAAAACTTCCACAAATTTTTGGTTCCATTCGGGAGATGCTGCTTACAAAGATGAAGAAGGCGTATTTTATTTTGTAGACCGTCTGGGAGATGTAATCAGAAAAAAGGGAGAAAATGTATCTTCCTACCAAGTAGAGGATTTGCTAAGCGATCACGAATCAGTAAACGTTTCTGCCGTTTTTCCTATTTCTGCAAGCGAGGGAGACGAAGATGATATCGTTGCCTGTGTGGTTCTAAAAGAAGGAGAGCATATTTCAGAAGCAGAGCTTGAGGCTTGGATAAAAGAGCATATACCTAAATTTATGCAGCCGTCAATTGTTCGGATCGTTTCGTATTTACCTCGCACAGCAACCAATAAAATTGAAAAATTTAAGCTGAAAAATACGATATTAACAGAGTGGAAGAATTAG
- a CDS encoding acetyl-CoA carboxylase biotin carboxyl carrier protein subunit, whose translation MTEIKAEMSGTAWKILVKLGDEVQAGDELAILESMKMEIPIETEIAGRIHTIYKNEGDFVNEGETLIEIES comes from the coding sequence ATGACAGAAATAAAAGCCGAAATGAGCGGAACGGCATGGAAAATATTAGTGAAACTAGGGGACGAAGTCCAAGCCGGTGATGAGCTTGCCATATTGGAATCAATGAAAATGGAAATCCCTATCGAAACAGAAATCGCAGGTCGTATTCATACGATATACAAAAATGAAGGTGACTTTGTTAATGAAGGTGAAACGTTGATTGAGATTGAATCATGA
- a CDS encoding sodium:solute symporter family protein, producing the protein MKIIEISIMLLYFLFLIILGKYSQKRVTQSQASTDEYYVAGRRIGTGVNALAMMAALGSGGSFMAGVGTVWELGFPFLSWMTLGSIAGFAIASVLVAKPMRNSRKFTVTEFLVDRYEHRLFKVAVPVVIIIGSGMYLMSQMTAGGLIGFYVTGWSYQWGVVIIAIVFILYVAMGGMLAVTWTNILQGAMVILLILIVCIGALIHLPMPYTDLLLNATNENPGLGAVGATMPVTGYIGAFTTWAVAVCVIPHLLMRVFTATDDRSAKLSMNIGMFTYGSLMVASALLVTPFIPLLSNSLLEANPSDMWLLLIAEQFFGPIIMGVLAAGIMAAVMSSVDALLLALSSAVAFDLYKGWHNPEATQRQILKVSAISTWVIGLVVMLLSLNPPDFLVVLYTAAVGFMAAALFAPLVLGIWWKRANVHGAMTGLVVGAVSFLIAFFGFEFPYNAEILVALPLSIVAMISVSALTEKPSQEAINRMATYHEREI; encoded by the coding sequence ATGAAAATAATTGAAATATCTATCATGCTTTTGTATTTTCTTTTTCTTATTATTTTGGGGAAGTATTCACAAAAGCGTGTAACACAATCTCAAGCAAGTACGGACGAATATTATGTTGCGGGGCGTCGTATTGGGACCGGTGTTAATGCTTTAGCTATGATGGCCGCTTTAGGAAGTGGAGGTTCATTCATGGCCGGTGTTGGTACTGTTTGGGAACTTGGATTTCCTTTTCTGTCATGGATGACACTTGGGTCAATCGCCGGATTTGCAATTGCGAGTGTTTTAGTGGCAAAGCCCATGCGTAATTCGCGTAAGTTCACTGTCACTGAATTTTTGGTGGATCGTTACGAGCATCGTTTGTTTAAGGTAGCTGTACCGGTTGTGATTATTATTGGCTCGGGCATGTACCTCATGTCACAAATGACGGCAGGTGGATTGATCGGCTTTTATGTCACCGGGTGGTCCTATCAATGGGGAGTCGTTATTATTGCGATTGTTTTCATCCTCTACGTTGCAATGGGCGGAATGTTAGCTGTTACTTGGACGAATATATTGCAAGGTGCTATGGTCATTCTCCTTATATTAATTGTATGTATCGGAGCTCTTATTCATTTGCCGATGCCTTATACAGATTTGCTCCTGAATGCAACAAACGAAAATCCGGGTCTCGGAGCAGTTGGGGCCACGATGCCGGTTACAGGATATATAGGTGCATTTACTACTTGGGCAGTAGCCGTTTGTGTTATCCCTCATTTGTTAATGCGAGTTTTCACGGCAACGGATGATCGTTCGGCAAAATTATCGATGAACATCGGGATGTTTACTTATGGCTCTTTAATGGTAGCCTCTGCTTTATTAGTTACACCATTTATCCCTTTGTTAAGCAATTCATTACTTGAAGCAAATCCATCTGATATGTGGTTGCTTCTAATTGCAGAACAATTTTTTGGTCCTATCATAATGGGGGTGCTGGCTGCAGGGATAATGGCAGCGGTTATGTCCTCCGTCGATGCTTTGCTATTAGCATTAAGTAGTGCAGTTGCCTTTGATTTATATAAAGGTTGGCACAACCCTGAAGCAACCCAACGTCAAATTTTAAAAGTATCAGCTATCTCTACATGGGTCATTGGTTTAGTCGTAATGCTTCTTTCACTCAATCCACCGGATTTTCTAGTTGTACTTTATACAGCAGCTGTGGGGTTTATGGCAGCAGCTTTATTCGCCCCCCTTGTGTTGGGGATATGGTGGAAACGTGCCAATGTTCATGGAGCAATGACCGGTCTTGTCGTGGGTGCTGTTAGCTTTCTTATTGCCTTTTTTGGATTTGAATTCCCCTATAATGCAGAGATATTGGTTGCCTTACCTTTGTCTATCGTTGCAATGATTAGTGTGAGTGCATTGACTGAAAAGCCTTCTCAAGAAGCTATAAATCGAATGGCAACCTATCATGAGAGGGAGATTTAA
- a CDS encoding acyl-CoA carboxylase subunit beta: MSWQPEIDELKRLESLAHKMGGEENVAKHHSKGKYTVRERVDKLLDTDTFHETGALAGKASYDEDGKVKDFQPANFILGTGRINGRKVVVGADDFTVRGGASDGGIHKKQVYSELMAHELQLPMVRLVDGTGGGGSVKSLNDTSATYVPVNPAWDHVVNNMGKVPVVAAAMGSTAGLGAARVAASHFSIMIEDTSQLFVAGPQVVKYGRGYDVSKEELGGADVHRSSGAVDNIVQSEEEAFEHIRTFLSYLPNNVWELPPYQTTTDRVDRKDEELLSAIPRNRRKPYKIRNILEKVFDRESIFEIGKYYGRGTVTGFARLNGYPVGYLASDPFILGGGLTAESSEKIERFVDLCQTFHVPIVNFVDQPGMVVGVEEEKKGTIRKGVRAISAIYQATVPMIEIILRKVFGVGGAGMINGHGLHQRYAWPSGDWGSLPIEGGVQVAYRRELEASEEPEQLLKSLMDNMEEIRSPFRTAESFGIEEIIDPRDTRPLLCEWIDDAYRLLPQHLGPYSHTMRP; the protein is encoded by the coding sequence ATGAGCTGGCAGCCTGAAATAGATGAACTAAAAAGATTGGAAAGTCTTGCCCATAAAATGGGAGGGGAAGAGAATGTTGCGAAACATCATTCAAAAGGGAAATATACTGTTAGGGAACGTGTAGACAAGCTTTTAGATACGGATACATTTCACGAAACAGGGGCATTAGCCGGGAAAGCTTCTTATGATGAAGACGGGAAAGTGAAAGATTTTCAACCGGCAAACTTTATATTAGGGACAGGAAGGATAAATGGCCGTAAAGTTGTCGTCGGTGCAGACGATTTTACTGTTCGTGGCGGCGCTTCCGATGGAGGCATTCATAAAAAGCAAGTGTACTCCGAATTAATGGCTCACGAACTTCAGTTGCCCATGGTTCGATTGGTTGATGGCACGGGCGGTGGAGGTAGTGTGAAAAGTCTCAACGATACAAGTGCGACGTATGTTCCCGTTAACCCTGCCTGGGATCATGTCGTGAACAATATGGGAAAAGTTCCGGTTGTCGCGGCCGCGATGGGCTCAACAGCCGGCCTTGGCGCTGCAAGGGTAGCGGCTTCCCACTTTTCCATCATGATCGAAGACACTTCTCAATTGTTTGTCGCTGGCCCGCAGGTGGTGAAGTACGGAAGAGGATACGACGTATCAAAAGAAGAATTAGGTGGCGCTGATGTGCACCGTTCGAGTGGCGCGGTTGATAACATCGTTCAATCTGAGGAAGAGGCTTTTGAACACATTCGAACGTTTTTGTCCTATCTCCCGAATAATGTTTGGGAGCTCCCTCCTTATCAAACGACGACTGATCGAGTGGATCGCAAAGACGAGGAGCTTCTATCGGCTATACCGAGAAACAGACGGAAACCTTATAAAATACGAAACATACTCGAAAAGGTATTTGATCGCGAATCGATATTTGAGATAGGCAAGTACTACGGAAGAGGGACTGTCACCGGCTTTGCACGGTTAAACGGTTACCCGGTTGGGTACTTGGCATCTGATCCCTTTATATTAGGAGGCGGTCTTACGGCAGAAAGCAGTGAAAAAATCGAACGTTTCGTTGATTTGTGCCAAACGTTTCATGTACCGATCGTTAATTTCGTCGATCAACCCGGAATGGTGGTAGGTGTGGAAGAGGAAAAAAAAGGGACGATTCGAAAAGGGGTACGGGCTATTTCAGCTATTTACCAAGCAACGGTCCCAATGATTGAAATTATTCTTAGAAAAGTCTTTGGAGTCGGTGGGGCAGGTATGATCAACGGCCACGGGCTTCATCAACGCTACGCGTGGCCTTCCGGTGACTGGGGTTCCTTACCGATCGAAGGAGGCGTGCAAGTCGCGTATCGAAGGGAACTTGAAGCGAGTGAAGAGCCAGAGCAATTACTAAAAAGCTTAATGGACAACATGGAAGAAATACGCTCTCCATTTCGGACAGCAGAATCATTTGGGATTGAAGAAATCATTGATCCTCGTGATACGAGACCGCTGTTATGTGAATGGATTGATGATGCGTATCGACTTCTGCCCCAACATTTAGGCCCCTATTCACATACGATGAGGCCTTGA
- a CDS encoding SDR family NAD(P)-dependent oxidoreductase: MQNKVAIVTGGGGDIGRSVALRFAQENAKVMISDVDEDAGKETANMINENGGKAGFIRTDITKPNEVKTMIDETINAFGLLNILFNNAGVNCDEKKMPDVSFEEWQHVMDININGVFLGMKHAIPHMEPGSSIINTASIAGIKGQKLVSAYSASKSSVIALTKTAATEYGRQNIRVNAIAPGIIDTKMTDDWKETDKWPILSKANALRRLGQPEEIANAVLFLASDESSFITGETLVIDGGTLNL, translated from the coding sequence TTGCAAAACAAAGTTGCCATTGTAACTGGTGGCGGAGGAGATATTGGCAGATCCGTCGCGTTGCGTTTTGCACAGGAAAACGCCAAAGTCATGATATCCGATGTGGATGAGGATGCCGGCAAAGAAACCGCAAATATGATAAATGAAAATGGCGGAAAAGCTGGCTTCATTCGTACGGATATCACTAAACCGAATGAAGTGAAAACGATGATCGATGAAACCATCAATGCCTTCGGATTGCTGAATATTTTATTCAATAACGCAGGTGTCAATTGTGATGAGAAAAAAATGCCTGATGTTTCTTTTGAAGAATGGCAACACGTGATGGATATTAATATCAATGGCGTCTTTCTTGGTATGAAGCATGCCATTCCTCATATGGAACCGGGGAGTTCAATTATTAATACTGCCAGCATAGCTGGAATAAAGGGACAAAAACTTGTTTCCGCTTACTCGGCCTCCAAGAGCAGTGTTATCGCACTTACAAAGACAGCTGCAACGGAATATGGAAGGCAAAATATACGTGTGAACGCGATTGCTCCGGGAATTATCGATACGAAAATGACAGACGACTGGAAGGAAACGGATAAGTGGCCGATTTTATCTAAAGCAAATGCTTTACGAAGACTCGGACAACCAGAAGAAATTGCGAATGCCGTGTTATTCTTAGCTTCCGACGAATCATCTTTTATTACAGGAGAAACGTTGGTTATTGATGGAGGGACGTTGAATCTCTAG
- a CDS encoding acyl-CoA carboxylase subunit beta, whose translation MIKSERACTLGGGKEKIERQYESGHYTARERIDKLVDSESFLELGMLAHSDQDGSEEKSAGDGVIIGLAKINGRPIVVQAADKTVFAGTEGKVYFRKSQAAHNFALKRGFPFLNLMEGGGLRMPDGMGSDGISQVLFPNELLTHHREVPMITAILGDSFGGPTWTAVSSDFVAQRKGTSMAVAGPRMLEVATGERVSNEELGGWKIHANHTGQVDQFAENEEEAIASIKQFLDFMPQNGGEEPQFKETNDDPFRSLDEIANLVPTRRQRAYDMKKVIEHIADDHHFFELKSSYGTALITVLTRVNGRTVGIIANQPMKFAGAAGDKECEKATDFIVMCDSYNIPLIFLHDTPGFRVSSEAEKMKMPTKIMVWNQALAQSTVPKISIIIRKSIGAAYGNMCGPTMGADFVVAWPTAEINFTGPEVGINVVYGRELAQSEQPETDRAELLKSWSFDSSPYKAAGKYMLDDIIDPRETRKFLSRTLEYACGKNGSISERRLANWPTGY comes from the coding sequence ATTATCAAATCGGAAAGAGCGTGCACGCTGGGGGGAGGCAAGGAAAAGATTGAGCGCCAGTACGAATCGGGGCACTACACCGCAAGGGAGCGCATTGACAAACTCGTCGATTCGGAATCTTTTTTGGAATTGGGAATGCTCGCCCATTCCGATCAAGACGGGAGTGAAGAAAAGAGTGCAGGAGACGGTGTCATTATCGGACTGGCAAAGATAAACGGACGGCCGATTGTCGTGCAGGCAGCCGATAAAACCGTTTTTGCCGGAACAGAGGGAAAAGTATATTTCCGAAAATCGCAAGCTGCTCACAACTTTGCTTTGAAACGGGGTTTTCCATTTCTAAACCTCATGGAAGGCGGAGGTTTGAGAATGCCGGATGGGATGGGTTCGGATGGCATAAGCCAAGTGCTTTTTCCGAATGAGCTTCTCACCCATCACCGGGAAGTGCCGATGATAACCGCCATTTTAGGTGACAGTTTTGGTGGGCCTACTTGGACGGCGGTTTCCTCGGATTTTGTGGCACAACGTAAAGGGACTTCCATGGCAGTGGCCGGCCCGCGCATGCTTGAAGTCGCTACAGGGGAGAGAGTTTCAAACGAGGAACTTGGCGGCTGGAAAATACATGCGAATCATACTGGGCAAGTGGACCAATTCGCGGAAAATGAAGAAGAAGCGATCGCTTCAATAAAACAATTTCTTGATTTTATGCCACAAAATGGGGGTGAAGAACCCCAATTCAAAGAGACAAATGATGATCCTTTCCGCAGTTTGGATGAGATCGCCAATCTTGTCCCCACCCGGAGACAAAGAGCTTACGATATGAAAAAGGTCATTGAACACATTGCAGATGATCATCACTTTTTTGAACTGAAATCTTCTTATGGGACAGCACTTATCACTGTTCTAACGAGAGTGAATGGACGGACAGTTGGCATCATTGCTAATCAACCGATGAAATTTGCAGGCGCCGCGGGAGATAAGGAATGTGAGAAGGCAACCGATTTCATTGTAATGTGTGATTCATACAATATTCCACTTATTTTTTTACATGATACGCCCGGTTTTCGCGTATCGAGTGAGGCTGAGAAGATGAAAATGCCAACGAAAATTATGGTGTGGAACCAAGCCCTCGCTCAGTCAACCGTGCCCAAGATTTCGATCATCATACGCAAAAGTATCGGAGCAGCTTACGGCAATATGTGCGGGCCAACTATGGGGGCGGATTTTGTTGTGGCATGGCCAACGGCTGAAATTAACTTTACAGGACCGGAAGTCGGTATCAACGTCGTATACGGACGTGAGCTTGCACAATCGGAACAGCCGGAGACAGACCGAGCGGAACTGTTGAAATCGTGGAGTTTTGACAGTTCCCCATATAAAGCAGCCGGTAAGTATATGCTTGATGATATTATCGACCCAAGAGAAACGAGGAAGTTCTTGTCGCGAACGTTAGAGTATGCGTGTGGAAAAAACGGATCAATAAGCGAGCGTCGCCTTGCCAATTGGCCAACGGGGTATTAA